Proteins from a single region of Allocatelliglobosispora scoriae:
- a CDS encoding proprotein convertase P-domain-containing protein, protein MRNRTILRGLVALALTGGVALALPTPATSAPIAAAPQAALLATPDISLTNTKAHLAQFQALASANGNTRRSTTAGYTASVNYVYDKLVAAGFSVVKQPCTSGCTSGAGPNVIADWPGGDANNVYMFGAHLDSVSAGPGINDNASGSSTVLELALTLAATNPAMLNHARFAWWTDEEQGLLGSKFYANSLPTAERTKIKAYFNFDMVASTNGGYFINRITSAAGQTLKAYYDTNFPGLAPEENVEGAGRSDDASFNSIGVQTSGVAAGASANKTSAQVTKWGGTTGDYDPCYHASCDTNPSNINDTVLNRAGDAAAHALWTLAVGTPAGNDFSIAASPSAGSVNPGSSVSSTISTALTNGSAQTITLSASGLPSGATASFAPGSVSSGGSSTLTIATTGATTPGTYPVTITGTGTAATHTTAYTLTVNGPPGCSGTNSTDVTISDNTTVDSPITISGCSGNAGAGSTVAVNIVHTYIGDLKVDLVAPDGSVYTLHNHTGGSADNIVQTYTVNLSSEVANGTWILRVNDNAGGDVGYINTWTLTLNSVVPPGCSGTNGTDVTIPDNTTVNSPITISGCTGNASATSTVAVNIVHTYIGDLIVTLVAPDGSLYVLHNRAGGSADNIVQTYTVNLSTEVRNGTWNLRVQDAATTDTGYINSWTLTL, encoded by the coding sequence TTGAGAAATCGAACGATCCTCCGAGGTCTCGTCGCGCTAGCCCTCACCGGCGGCGTCGCGCTGGCACTGCCCACCCCCGCCACCAGTGCCCCGATCGCCGCCGCTCCGCAGGCCGCCCTGCTCGCGACGCCCGACATCTCACTCACCAATACCAAGGCGCACCTGGCCCAGTTCCAGGCGCTCGCCTCCGCCAACGGCAACACCCGGCGCTCGACCACCGCCGGATACACGGCCTCGGTCAACTACGTCTACGACAAGCTCGTCGCGGCCGGATTCAGCGTCGTCAAGCAGCCGTGCACCTCCGGCTGCACGTCGGGCGCCGGCCCCAACGTCATCGCAGACTGGCCCGGTGGCGACGCCAACAACGTCTACATGTTCGGCGCCCACCTGGACAGCGTCTCGGCCGGTCCCGGCATCAACGACAACGCCTCCGGCTCGTCGACGGTGCTGGAGCTCGCGCTGACCCTCGCCGCGACCAACCCCGCGATGCTCAACCACGCCCGGTTCGCCTGGTGGACGGATGAGGAGCAGGGTCTGCTCGGCTCGAAGTTCTACGCCAACTCGCTGCCGACCGCCGAGCGCACGAAGATCAAGGCGTACTTCAACTTCGACATGGTCGCCTCCACCAACGGCGGCTACTTCATCAACCGGATCACCAGCGCCGCCGGGCAGACCCTGAAGGCCTATTACGACACCAACTTCCCGGGCCTGGCGCCCGAGGAGAACGTCGAGGGTGCCGGTCGCTCCGACGACGCCTCCTTCAACAGCATCGGCGTCCAGACCAGCGGTGTCGCCGCCGGTGCCAGCGCCAACAAGACCTCCGCGCAGGTCACCAAGTGGGGCGGCACGACCGGGGACTACGACCCCTGCTACCACGCCTCCTGCGACACCAACCCCAGCAACATCAACGACACCGTCCTCAACCGCGCCGGCGACGCCGCCGCGCACGCTCTGTGGACCCTTGCCGTGGGTACGCCGGCCGGCAACGACTTCTCGATCGCGGCGTCCCCGTCGGCGGGCTCGGTCAACCCGGGCAGCTCGGTCAGCTCGACGATCAGCACCGCGCTGACGAACGGCTCGGCCCAGACGATCACCCTCTCGGCGAGCGGCCTGCCCAGCGGCGCCACCGCCTCCTTCGCACCGGGCTCCGTCTCGTCGGGCGGCTCCTCGACGCTGACGATCGCCACCACGGGCGCCACCACTCCCGGCACCTACCCGGTGACGATCACCGGTACGGGCACCGCGGCGACGCACACCACCGCCTACACGTTGACGGTGAACGGGCCGCCGGGGTGCTCGGGGACGAACTCGACCGATGTCACCATCTCGGACAACACGACGGTGGACAGCCCGATCACGATCAGCGGCTGCTCCGGCAACGCGGGCGCGGGTTCGACGGTGGCGGTGAACATCGTCCACACCTACATCGGTGACCTCAAGGTCGACCTCGTCGCCCCCGACGGCTCGGTCTACACCCTGCACAACCACACCGGCGGGTCGGCCGACAACATCGTCCAGACCTACACCGTCAACCTCTCCAGCGAGGTCGCCAACGGCACCTGGATCCTGCGGGTCAACGACAACGCCGGTGGCGATGTCGGCTACATCAACACGTGGACGCTGACCCTCAACAGCGTCGTCCCGCCGGGCTGCTCGGGCACGAACGGCACCGACGTCACGATCCCCGACAACACCACCGTGAACAGCCCCATCACCATCTCGGGCTGCACCGGCAACGCCTCGGCCACCTCCACGGTCGCGGTCAACATCGTCCACACCTACATCGGCGACCTCATCGTCACCCTGGTCGCGCCGGACGGCAGCCTCTACGTCCTGCACAACCGGGCCGGCGGCTCCGCCGACAACATCGTCCAGACCTACACGGTCAACCTCTCCACCGAGGTCCGCAACGGCACCTGGAACCTCCGGGTCCAGGACGCCGCCACCACGGACACCGGGTACATCAACAGCTGGACGCTGACGCTGTAA
- a CDS encoding PQQ-dependent sugar dehydrogenase — protein MKLGRRGWSVLVTAVAVALGGGAVAVSALTGGEPDTGPPTPPGEARIADLTCTAVTLSWSASTDDVGVAFYDIFKDGQLMESVGGDHLATRLTVVPGANWGLYVNSRDEAGNVSQASATVTVQAPQCGTDEKAPTTPTGLAATVSGTTITLRWQAATDDVAVAAYDIYRNGVKVGAAPVTTFTDSALAPRTDYGYEVAARDAQGNTSSRSARVPARTEQSCANPICSATKVRTEDDVVWGLAELPDGTLLFNRRDAHEVVLLDPRTGSRRVVGTVPGASGTDGEGGLMGLAVAPSFATDHWVYLFHTTRTDNRIVRLKLGTGGLDTATLEVLLSGIPRNKFHNGGRLRFGPDGKLYAATGDGQNGDWAQRLDNLAGKVLRLNPDGSRPDDNPFNSYIWSYGHRNPQGLAFDSQGRLWEQEFGNVELDETNLIVKGGNYGWPLCEGTSSHQGAGCATPGFIAPKHTYPTAEGSCSGLAIVQDVVYVACLRGMRLYRATISGSELTGFEEFFAGAAHGRLRTVEPGTSGLWIASSNGGDKDSSPGNTTAVIYRVTLGG, from the coding sequence GTGAAGCTTGGCAGGCGAGGCTGGAGTGTGCTGGTCACCGCTGTGGCGGTGGCGCTTGGCGGCGGTGCGGTCGCGGTGTCCGCCCTCACCGGCGGCGAGCCGGACACGGGTCCGCCCACCCCGCCCGGCGAGGCGCGCATCGCCGACCTCACCTGCACCGCGGTGACGCTGAGCTGGTCGGCCTCGACCGACGACGTCGGTGTCGCCTTCTATGACATCTTCAAGGACGGCCAGCTGATGGAGTCGGTCGGCGGCGATCACCTCGCCACCCGCCTCACCGTCGTGCCGGGCGCCAACTGGGGTCTCTATGTCAACAGCCGCGACGAGGCGGGCAACGTCTCGCAGGCGAGTGCGACCGTGACCGTCCAGGCACCGCAGTGTGGGACCGACGAGAAGGCGCCCACGACGCCGACCGGGCTCGCCGCCACCGTCTCCGGTACGACGATCACGCTGCGCTGGCAGGCCGCGACGGATGACGTGGCGGTCGCCGCCTACGACATCTATCGCAACGGGGTCAAGGTCGGTGCGGCACCCGTCACCACCTTCACCGACAGCGCGCTGGCGCCGAGGACCGACTACGGCTACGAGGTGGCGGCCCGCGACGCGCAGGGCAACACCTCCTCGCGCAGCGCGCGGGTGCCGGCGCGGACGGAACAGTCCTGTGCCAACCCGATCTGCTCGGCCACGAAGGTCCGCACCGAGGACGACGTGGTGTGGGGCCTCGCCGAGCTGCCCGACGGCACGCTGCTCTTCAACCGGCGCGACGCGCACGAGGTGGTGCTGCTCGATCCGCGGACCGGCAGCCGCCGGGTCGTCGGCACCGTGCCCGGCGCGTCCGGCACCGACGGCGAGGGCGGCCTGATGGGGCTCGCGGTCGCGCCGAGCTTCGCCACCGACCACTGGGTCTACCTCTTCCACACCACCAGGACCGACAACCGGATCGTGCGGCTGAAGCTCGGCACCGGCGGCCTCGACACCGCAACGCTGGAGGTGCTGCTCAGCGGCATCCCCCGCAACAAGTTCCACAACGGCGGGCGGCTGCGCTTCGGCCCCGACGGCAAGCTCTACGCCGCGACCGGCGACGGGCAGAACGGCGACTGGGCGCAGCGCCTCGACAACCTCGCGGGCAAGGTGCTGCGGCTCAACCCGGACGGCAGCCGGCCCGACGACAACCCCTTCAACAGCTACATCTGGAGCTACGGCCACCGCAACCCGCAGGGCCTCGCCTTCGACTCGCAGGGCCGGCTCTGGGAGCAGGAGTTCGGCAACGTCGAGCTGGACGAGACGAACCTGATCGTCAAGGGCGGCAACTACGGCTGGCCGCTCTGCGAGGGAACCAGCTCGCACCAGGGCGCGGGGTGCGCGACGCCGGGATTCATCGCGCCGAAGCACACCTACCCGACGGCCGAGGGGTCGTGCAGCGGCCTCGCGATCGTTCAGGACGTGGTCTATGTCGCCTGCCTGCGGGGCATGCGCCTGTATCGCGCGACGATCAGCGGGAGCGAGCTCACCGGCTTCGAGGAGTTCTTCGCGGGTGCGGCTCACGGCCGGTTGCGCACGGTCGAACCGGGCACGAGCGGGCTGTGGATCGCCTCCAGCAACGGCGGCGACAAGGACAGCTCACCGGGCAACACGACGGCGGTCATCTATCGGGTCACGCTGGGCGGCTAG
- a CDS encoding Fpg/Nei family DNA glycosylase, with the protein MPEGDTVWNTAALLRDALAGRTVTASEFRVPQLATADLAGWSVAESASRGKHLLLRLHDPERDRAVTLHSHLRMEGKWSAYAVGERWSARPAHLIRVVLRVPESVAVGYHLHDLALVPTAEEDRLVGHLGPDLLGADWDPAEAVRRLSARPEVSIAEALLEQRNLAGIGNMYKAEVLFLRGIWPWTPVGQVPDLDGLVTLAQKLLAANRGRWTQSTTGSLHRGQTMYVYGRRAQPCRRCGTAIAKADQGERITFWCKRCQPERR; encoded by the coding sequence GTGCCTGAGGGAGATACGGTCTGGAACACGGCGGCCCTGCTGCGCGACGCGCTCGCCGGGCGGACGGTGACGGCGTCGGAGTTCCGGGTGCCGCAGCTCGCCACCGCCGACCTCGCCGGCTGGTCGGTCGCCGAGTCCGCCAGCCGGGGCAAGCACCTGCTGCTGCGCCTGCACGATCCGGAGCGGGACCGGGCCGTCACGCTCCACTCGCACCTGCGGATGGAGGGCAAGTGGTCCGCGTACGCCGTGGGCGAGCGCTGGTCGGCCCGCCCCGCTCACCTGATCCGGGTGGTGCTGCGGGTGCCCGAGTCGGTGGCGGTCGGCTATCACCTGCACGATCTGGCGCTGGTGCCGACGGCGGAGGAGGACCGGCTCGTCGGCCACCTCGGCCCGGACCTGCTCGGCGCCGACTGGGACCCGGCGGAGGCGGTGCGGCGCCTCTCGGCCCGGCCCGAGGTGAGCATCGCCGAGGCCCTGCTCGAGCAGCGAAATCTCGCCGGCATCGGCAACATGTACAAGGCCGAGGTGCTCTTCCTGCGCGGGATCTGGCCGTGGACGCCGGTGGGGCAGGTGCCGGACCTCGACGGGCTGGTGACCCTGGCGCAGAAGCTGCTCGCCGCCAACCGGGGCCGGTGGACGCAGAGCACGACCGGCTCGCTGCACCGGGGCCAGACGATGTATGTCTACGGGCGGCGGGCCCAGCCGTGCCGGCGCTGCGGCACCGCGATCGCCAAGGCCGATCAGGGTGAGCGGATCACCTTCTGGTGCAAGCGCTGCCAGCCGGAGCGCCGCTAG
- a CDS encoding ArsR/SmtB family transcription factor: protein MTWRIHFTALDLARVRIGDSLGPLAETLFGLLQLSAPGRHPVAFARWHRRALTRITPQMYPLTSLVPPGMRAVDLWTLTGEQSTIEQGIAALRAMREESVLAELDYFASHSELPRAAWRLANPGGDERDLLARAAYVSYRALIEPHWTQVRACLGAERMARADVLFTGGVESLFTTLYPDRIRWRAPVLEIRMPSETDIELGGRGLVLVPSLFLGERLVLLNDLHDEQPPRLVFPADIGSMRGARLLADALPGSPAIEALMGSANASALGRIADGCTTGELARHLDVEPTVANRHLAMLRQAGLVVTRRQGSANWHLLTPLGLALLDAS from the coding sequence ATGACGTGGCGGATCCACTTCACGGCGCTGGATCTCGCTCGCGTCCGTATCGGCGACTCCCTGGGCCCGCTGGCGGAGACGCTGTTCGGCCTGCTCCAGCTCAGTGCGCCGGGCCGGCACCCGGTCGCGTTCGCCCGCTGGCACCGCCGCGCGCTGACCCGGATCACGCCGCAGATGTACCCGCTCACCTCGCTGGTTCCCCCCGGCATGCGCGCGGTGGACCTCTGGACGCTCACCGGCGAGCAGTCCACCATCGAGCAGGGCATCGCCGCGCTGCGGGCGATGCGGGAGGAGAGCGTCCTCGCCGAGCTCGACTATTTCGCCAGCCACAGCGAGCTGCCCAGGGCGGCGTGGCGGCTCGCCAACCCGGGCGGCGACGAGCGCGACCTGCTCGCCCGGGCGGCCTACGTCTCCTATCGCGCGCTCATCGAACCCCACTGGACGCAGGTCCGCGCCTGCCTCGGTGCGGAACGGATGGCCCGCGCCGACGTGCTCTTCACCGGCGGCGTCGAGAGCCTCTTCACGACGCTCTATCCGGACCGGATCCGCTGGCGGGCACCGGTGCTGGAGATCAGGATGCCGAGCGAGACCGACATCGAGCTCGGCGGCCGGGGCCTGGTCCTGGTGCCGTCGCTCTTCCTCGGCGAACGGCTGGTCCTGCTCAACGACCTCCATGACGAGCAGCCCCCGCGGCTCGTCTTCCCGGCCGACATCGGCTCCATGCGCGGCGCCCGCCTGCTCGCCGACGCCCTCCCCGGGTCACCGGCGATCGAGGCGCTGATGGGCTCGGCCAACGCGAGCGCGCTGGGCCGGATCGCCGACGGCTGCACGACCGGGGAGCTGGCCCGCCATCTCGACGTCGAGCCCACCGTGGCCAACCGGCACCTGGCGATGCTGCGCCAGGCCGGGCTCGTCGTCACCCGGCGCCAGGGCAGCGCGAACTGGCACCTGCTGACACCGCTGGGGCTGGCGTTGCTGGACGCCTCCTAG
- a CDS encoding VWA domain-containing protein: MPGRHRNRSKGPLRTVITVVVAVILVAAGSFGAYQYLQTSSCSGEANLSVAAAPEIVPALRAAAARLAAQKADVDGACVAIEVKAADPADVASAVAARYGASLTGVGQPNGTMEIPDVWVPDSSTWLARISTASTTFAESKAAAQSASIARSPVVLAMPEPVAASLGWPTKKLTWPALLQSMTASTKLHVGIVDPSRDSAGLAGLLALGAAASTAPDAATASTAALRALAAGRSALRDDVLARFPRSTDAAAVASALGAAPLSEQSVITYNSAQPPVRLAAVYLEPAPLPLNYPFALLPGADVTQSAVANRLSGALLDPAFRDDLAVAGLRAADGTTGATFAAPKGAPSGDPATATSPAPTASTPAALATLDRALSTWAAVTLPARMLAVIDVSGSMLERVPTAGNATREQVTLEAARRGLGLFDEAWAVGLWIFSTELDGAKDHKQLVPIGPLATQRNELLSKLAAIQPKPQGDTGLYDTILAAYQAVQKDWDPGRVNSVVLLTDGDNDDDNGIEKDVLLSKLKETADPQKPIQVIIIGIGDVNPAPLEQITKQTGGGVFVTKDPAKIGDIFLKAIALRSTS; encoded by the coding sequence GTGCCGGGCCGTCACCGTAATCGCAGCAAGGGTCCCCTCCGGACCGTCATCACCGTCGTCGTGGCGGTCATCCTCGTCGCCGCCGGATCCTTCGGCGCCTATCAGTACCTGCAGACGTCGTCCTGCTCGGGAGAGGCCAACCTCTCGGTGGCCGCCGCGCCGGAGATCGTGCCGGCCCTCCGGGCCGCCGCTGCGCGGCTCGCGGCGCAGAAGGCCGACGTCGACGGCGCGTGTGTGGCGATCGAGGTGAAGGCGGCCGACCCGGCCGACGTGGCGTCGGCCGTCGCGGCCCGCTACGGCGCGTCGCTGACCGGCGTCGGCCAGCCCAACGGCACCATGGAGATCCCCGACGTGTGGGTGCCGGACTCCTCCACCTGGCTGGCCCGGATCAGCACCGCGAGCACGACCTTCGCCGAGAGCAAGGCGGCCGCGCAGTCCGCCTCGATCGCGCGCAGCCCGGTGGTGCTGGCGATGCCGGAGCCGGTCGCGGCGAGCCTGGGCTGGCCGACGAAGAAGCTGACCTGGCCCGCGCTGCTGCAGTCGATGACCGCCAGCACGAAGCTGCACGTCGGCATCGTCGACCCGAGCCGGGACTCGGCGGGCCTCGCCGGACTGCTCGCCCTCGGCGCCGCCGCGAGCACCGCACCCGACGCGGCCACCGCCTCCACCGCCGCGCTGCGCGCGCTCGCGGCCGGGCGGTCGGCGCTGCGCGATGACGTGCTCGCCCGCTTCCCCCGGTCGACCGATGCCGCAGCCGTCGCCTCGGCGCTGGGCGCTGCTCCGCTCTCCGAGCAGTCGGTGATCACCTACAACTCGGCGCAGCCGCCCGTGCGGCTCGCCGCCGTCTACCTGGAGCCCGCTCCGCTGCCGCTCAACTACCCGTTCGCGCTGCTCCCGGGCGCGGACGTGACGCAGTCCGCGGTGGCGAACCGGCTCAGCGGCGCGCTGCTCGACCCAGCCTTCCGCGACGACCTCGCCGTCGCGGGGCTGCGGGCCGCCGATGGCACGACCGGCGCGACCTTCGCCGCGCCCAAGGGTGCGCCGAGCGGCGATCCGGCCACCGCGACCAGTCCCGCACCCACGGCCAGTACGCCGGCCGCCCTCGCCACCCTCGACCGGGCCCTGAGCACCTGGGCAGCCGTGACCCTCCCCGCCCGCATGCTCGCCGTCATCGACGTCTCCGGTTCGATGCTGGAGCGCGTACCCACCGCCGGCAACGCGACCCGCGAGCAGGTGACCCTGGAGGCGGCCCGGCGCGGTCTCGGCCTCTTCGACGAGGCCTGGGCCGTCGGCCTGTGGATCTTCTCGACCGAGCTCGACGGCGCCAAGGACCACAAGCAGCTGGTGCCGATCGGCCCGCTCGCCACGCAGCGCAACGAGCTGCTGAGCAAGCTCGCCGCGATCCAGCCCAAGCCGCAGGGCGACACCGGCCTCTACGACACGATTCTCGCCGCCTACCAGGCGGTGCAGAAGGACTGGGACCCCGGCCGGGTCAACTCGGTGGTGCTGCTCACCGATGGTGACAACGACGACGACAACGGCATCGAGAAGGATGTCCTGCTGTCGAAGCTGAAGGAGACGGCCGACCCGCAGAAGCCGATCCAGGTGATCATCATCGGCATCGGCGACGTCAACCCGGCGCCGCTGGAGCAGATCACCAAGCAGACCGGCGGCGGTGTCTTCGTCACGAAGGACCCGGCGAAGATCGGCGACATCTTCCTCAAGGCGATCGCCCTGCGCTCCACCAGCTGA
- a CDS encoding PadR family transcriptional regulator: MANVDASEKLELELRRGVVVLAALSQLQTSRYGYELRQSLADGGMVIEEGTLYPLLRRLESQGVLSSEWRTDQGSPRRYYVLSPDGRLLYERLTTSWRALNDTMDHLLTRGAPDDER; the protein is encoded by the coding sequence ATGGCAAACGTCGACGCGTCCGAGAAGCTGGAGCTCGAGCTTCGCCGCGGCGTGGTCGTCCTCGCGGCCCTGTCGCAGCTCCAGACCTCGAGATACGGCTACGAGCTGCGCCAATCCCTCGCCGACGGTGGCATGGTCATCGAGGAGGGCACCCTCTATCCCCTGCTGCGCCGGCTGGAGTCGCAGGGCGTGCTGAGCAGCGAGTGGCGCACCGACCAGGGCTCGCCCCGCCGCTACTACGTGCTCAGCCCTGACGGCCGGCTGCTCTATGAGCGGCTCACCACGTCCTGGCGCGCGCTGAACGACACCATGGACCACCTCCTCACCCGTGGAGCACCTGATGATGAACGCTGA
- a CDS encoding GNAT family N-acetyltransferase has product MTDDLSVAVIRARRPEDLPACVEILAEVHRRDAYPVVWPQDPAGWLDQPTAIGSWVAADRTGRVLGHASLSPDASDPARIWAAHTGDDASRAATVSRLFTSPSARGLHLGERLLTETVTAALERGLHPVLGVLDQHAGALGFYQRAGWLRLETVDFRLSDGSIVPMHCFTHPPRQT; this is encoded by the coding sequence ATGACCGATGATCTCTCCGTGGCCGTGATCCGCGCCCGCCGTCCCGAGGACCTCCCCGCCTGCGTGGAGATCCTCGCCGAGGTGCACCGCCGCGACGCCTACCCGGTGGTGTGGCCGCAGGATCCGGCCGGATGGCTCGACCAGCCGACCGCGATCGGCAGCTGGGTCGCCGCCGACCGCACCGGCCGGGTGCTCGGCCACGCCTCCCTCTCCCCCGACGCGAGCGACCCGGCCCGGATCTGGGCCGCGCACACCGGCGACGACGCTAGCCGGGCAGCCACCGTGAGCCGTCTCTTCACCTCGCCGTCCGCGCGCGGGCTGCACCTCGGCGAGCGGCTGCTCACCGAGACCGTCACCGCAGCCCTGGAGCGCGGCCTGCACCCGGTGCTCGGCGTCCTCGACCAGCACGCCGGGGCGCTCGGCTTCTACCAGCGCGCGGGCTGGCTCCGGCTGGAGACAGTCGACTTCCGCCTCTCCGACGGCAGCATCGTGCCCATGCACTGCTTCACCCATCCGCCACGGCAGACCTGA
- a CDS encoding DUF1684 domain-containing protein, whose translation MTFTSEQQWQFWRDARLARLRSPYGWLSLTAMHWLTTQDSGFPEVTGGWRAVDGAVVVTATADDGLTLDGSPVLGELVLRPERDLAGVELRLGDKAIEVIRRGDDHAIRVRDPHAPARVAFVDVPTYPFRERWIVRARFQRHPVPVTVAVGTSVDGLTQQQTAVGTLHFTIEGTAHRLTAFGDGDELEVLFRDSTSGITTYGGVRALYPGAPTGDTITLDFNRTLNMPCAFTDFATCPLPPPENTLRVPIEAGEQKPD comes from the coding sequence ATGACCTTCACCTCGGAGCAGCAGTGGCAGTTCTGGCGCGACGCCCGGCTCGCCCGCCTGCGCAGCCCCTACGGCTGGCTCAGCCTCACCGCGATGCACTGGCTGACCACACAGGACTCCGGATTCCCCGAGGTCACCGGTGGTTGGCGGGCCGTCGACGGTGCCGTGGTCGTGACGGCGACCGCCGATGACGGGCTGACGCTCGACGGCTCCCCGGTCCTCGGCGAGCTCGTCCTGCGCCCCGAGCGCGACCTGGCGGGGGTCGAGCTCCGGCTGGGCGACAAGGCGATCGAGGTCATCCGGCGCGGGGACGACCACGCCATCCGGGTACGCGATCCGCATGCACCCGCCCGGGTCGCCTTCGTCGACGTGCCGACCTACCCGTTCCGGGAGCGGTGGATCGTGCGGGCCCGCTTCCAGCGGCACCCCGTCCCGGTGACCGTCGCCGTCGGCACCAGTGTGGACGGGCTGACCCAGCAGCAGACCGCCGTCGGCACGCTGCACTTCACCATCGAGGGCACCGCCCACCGACTGACCGCGTTCGGCGACGGCGACGAGCTGGAGGTGCTCTTCCGGGACTCGACCAGCGGGATCACCACCTATGGCGGGGTCCGGGCGCTCTACCCCGGCGCGCCGACCGGCGACACGATCACGCTGGACTTCAACCGGACCCTGAACATGCCGTGCGCCTTCACCGACTTCGCGACCTGCCCGCTGCCGCCGCCGGAGAACACCCTGCGGGTGCCGATAGAGGCCGGCGAGCAGAAGCCCGACTGA
- a CDS encoding GNAT family N-acetyltransferase yields the protein MDVTDEAEAVARTIAGRLGLRVVELHSIGDCIAAGELVRQVWDAASADSVVNASTMRAFAHSGNYVAGAYAGDLLVGVAVAFRGDGHLHSHVAGVLPGHQGGGVGHALKQHQRGWSLRHGIDRVAWTFDPLIRRNAVFNLRKLGADATEYLPDFYGPLDDGVNAGDVTDRLYIEWHLDSPAAIGAARGTPADADPAGAATLLADADDRPVPGSAAPDGGPLLIAVPRDIEALRTRDPHLAAAWRVALREAVTSTLTRGYAISGITRTGSYLLRHPEHQEVPR from the coding sequence ATGGACGTCACCGACGAGGCCGAGGCCGTCGCCCGCACCATCGCCGGCCGGCTGGGGCTGCGCGTGGTCGAGCTGCATTCCATCGGCGACTGCATCGCCGCGGGTGAGCTGGTCCGGCAGGTCTGGGATGCGGCATCGGCCGACTCGGTGGTCAACGCCTCGACGATGCGGGCGTTCGCGCACTCCGGCAACTACGTGGCCGGTGCCTACGCGGGAGACCTGCTCGTCGGGGTCGCGGTTGCGTTCCGGGGCGACGGGCACCTGCACTCGCACGTCGCCGGGGTGCTCCCCGGCCACCAGGGCGGCGGCGTCGGCCACGCCCTCAAGCAGCATCAGCGGGGCTGGTCCCTGCGGCACGGCATCGACCGCGTCGCCTGGACCTTCGATCCGCTGATCCGCCGCAACGCGGTTTTCAACCTGCGCAAACTCGGTGCCGACGCGACGGAGTACCTCCCCGACTTCTACGGCCCGCTCGACGACGGGGTCAACGCCGGCGACGTCACCGACCGCCTCTACATCGAGTGGCACCTGGACTCCCCCGCCGCGATCGGCGCCGCCCGGGGCACGCCGGCCGACGCCGACCCCGCCGGTGCCGCGACGCTGCTCGCCGACGCGGACGACCGGCCGGTGCCGGGCTCGGCGGCACCCGACGGCGGCCCGCTGCTCATCGCCGTCCCGCGCGACATCGAGGCGCTGCGCACGCGCGATCCCCACCTCGCGGCCGCCTGGCGCGTCGCCCTGCGCGAGGCCGTCACCTCAACCCTCACCCGGGGGTACGCCATCAGCGGCATCACCCGCACCGGCAGCTATCTGCTCCGCCACCCCGAGCACCAGGAGGTCCCCCGATGA
- a CDS encoding DUF6232 family protein, with protein sequence MEVDVITFYRDDSVTVTSTYIQVDELTIRLADLDYVWHTKVRPDWRVRGRTAGRGVLNTIMILAGFVGAIALVGLIASAYSESQIAASVGGLPIPRNTLILVAIVLILLGFVAPIWEWMLHRVDDSYDKGDAIYEIWAQTRGRQVRLMRLSDVTRFGKIYRAMERALGA encoded by the coding sequence ATGGAGGTCGATGTGATCACGTTCTATCGCGACGACAGCGTCACGGTCACCTCGACCTACATCCAGGTCGACGAGCTCACCATCCGCCTCGCCGACCTGGATTACGTCTGGCATACCAAGGTCCGGCCGGACTGGCGCGTGCGTGGCCGGACGGCCGGCCGCGGCGTACTCAACACGATTATGATCTTGGCTGGTTTTGTCGGCGCGATCGCGCTGGTCGGGCTGATCGCGTCGGCCTACAGCGAGTCGCAGATCGCGGCGTCCGTCGGCGGTCTGCCGATCCCCCGCAACACCCTGATCCTCGTCGCCATCGTGCTGATCCTGCTCGGTTTCGTCGCACCGATCTGGGAGTGGATGCTGCACCGGGTCGACGACAGCTACGACAAGGGCGACGCGATCTATGAGATCTGGGCGCAGACCAGGGGCCGCCAGGTGCGGCTGATGCGCCTGTCCGACGTCACCCGCTTCGGCAAGATCTACCGCGCGATGGAGCGGGCCTTGGGCGCCTGA
- a CDS encoding YdeI/OmpD-associated family protein encodes MRFRATLELAGKTATGFQVPEEVVTALGAGKRPPVRVTINGYTYRNTVAPMGGVYLLGVSAEHRAGAGVAAGDELDVELELDDQPREVEVPADLQAALDADAQARAFFDGLSYSNRRRHVLAIEGAKTDETRQRRIVKAVEQFREGRA; translated from the coding sequence ATGAGGTTTCGGGCGACGCTGGAACTGGCCGGGAAGACCGCGACGGGCTTCCAGGTGCCGGAGGAGGTCGTGACCGCGCTCGGCGCGGGCAAGCGGCCACCGGTGCGCGTGACGATCAACGGCTACACCTATCGCAACACGGTCGCGCCGATGGGCGGGGTCTACCTGCTCGGGGTCAGCGCCGAGCACCGGGCGGGCGCCGGGGTCGCCGCCGGTGACGAGCTCGACGTCGAGCTGGAGCTCGACGACCAGCCCCGCGAGGTGGAGGTCCCGGCGGACCTGCAGGCCGCACTGGACGCCGACGCGCAGGCGAGGGCGTTCTTCGACGGGCTCTCCTACAGCAACCGGCGGCGGCATGTGCTCGCGATCGAGGGTGCGAAGACCGACGAGACCCGGCAGCGGCGCATCGTCAAGGCCGTGGAGCAGTTCCGGGAGGGAAGGGCGTGA